In Alphaproteobacteria bacterium HT1-32, the sequence CCGGCAATTTCCGATGCCCTTTGGATATCGAGCCTCAGGGCATGTGGTTCATTCTCCCGGATCCGCTGCGATGCTTCTTTTTCGGACAAGGCTTTGCAGGTTCCGGGATAAACCGGACCGTCCAGCCCGTGTGGCGCTCCACCCGCTGCTTCTATCTCTGTCATGATCTGTTTTCGTGTGCAGAAGCAGGGATAAAGCAGCCCGCGTGCTTTCAGAGAGGTGAGGGCTTCCTCGTAGGCAGTCGTTCTGTCGGATTGCCGCAGAACGGGACCGTCCGGTGTGAGGCCCAGCCAGTGGATATCTTCAAGAATGCTGTCGACAAATTCTTCCCGGCAGCGGCCCGCATCAATATCTTCAATACGAAGCAGGAATTTTCCTCCGGCCTTTTTTGCTTCCCGCCAGGCGAGCAACGCCGAATAGGCGTGGCCAAGATGAAGATGACCGGTTGGGCTGGGGGCGAAACGGGTTACAATCATTTCCGAAATATATCGCATCGCTGATGCTAAACACACATATGTAGAACAGATGGCTGAAAAAATGACTTCATTAACAGGGCCGGAGCGCCTGCCGGCTGACGGCACGAAAGCCGATAGCGTGGTGGTGTTGCTGCACGGCCTTGGTGCGGATGGTGCAGACCTGATCGGGCTGGCCCCGGATTTTGCGCGGCTGCTGCCACGAACGGCTTTTCTGTCGCCGGACGCTCCCGACCCCTGTGATATGGCACCCTATGGCCGGCAATGGTTCAGCCTGCTGGATCGTACGCCGGAGGTGGTGGCGGATCTGGTGGCTGCGGCCTCACCGGTGGTCGAGGGTTATCTGGCATCGGTACTGAAACGCTTTGACGTGACGCCTGACAGGCTGGCGCTGGTGGGGTTTAGTCAGGGCACAATCATGTCATTGCAGGTAGCTTATCGTTTGCCGCATGAACTGGCCGGTGTGGTCGGATTTTCCGGCGGACTTGCCGGTTCCGATATGCTCGGGAAAGAAGTTACGGCCCGTCCACCGGCCTTGCTGGTACATGGGGAAGCCGATGATGTTGTGGTTTTTGACCGGATGCTTGCAGCGGCAGAAGCCCTGCGCGCTGTCCGTGTTGATGTGCAGACACTGGCCCGCCCGGGCCTGGGGCACGGTATTGATGAGGCAGGCATCAGGGCTGCCGGAAATTTCCTGCTTGAGCGGCTTGGATGACTGCTGATTTTGTAGTTGGCTGTCGTAATACCGCAACATATAGTATTTAGACAAGTGAGCGTTTCGGGAACAATCGGGGACGCATAAGACAGCGTAGAAAAAGGTGATCGCAGCAACTCATAATTGGCCTGCTCTCGTTCTTAACGCGGATTTTCGTCCGCTCAGTTACTTTCCGCTGTCCCTGTGGTCATGGCAGGAGACGGTGAAGGCGGTTTTCCTCGACCGTGTCAATGTGGTTGAGGAATATGACCATGCCGTCAGTTCCCCCTCCTTTGAAATGCAGTTGCCCAGCGTCATCAGCCTCAAGGAATTCGTTCCGATGTCGCGGCGGCCGGCATTTACCCGGTTCAATGTCTTTCTGCGTGACGGTTTTGCCTGTCAGTATTGCGGCGGCTCTTTTATTGCGCCGGAAC encodes:
- a CDS encoding prolyl oligopeptidase family serine peptidase, with the translated sequence MTSLTGPERLPADGTKADSVVVLLHGLGADGADLIGLAPDFARLLPRTAFLSPDAPDPCDMAPYGRQWFSLLDRTPEVVADLVAAASPVVEGYLASVLKRFDVTPDRLALVGFSQGTIMSLQVAYRLPHELAGVVGFSGGLAGSDMLGKEVTARPPALLVHGEADDVVVFDRMLAAAEALRAVRVDVQTLARPGLGHGIDEAGIRAAGNFLLERLG
- a CDS encoding HNH endonuclease encodes the protein MIAATHNWPALVLNADFRPLSYFPLSLWSWQETVKAVFLDRVNVVEEYDHAVSSPSFEMQLPSVISLKEFVPMSRRPAFTRFNVFLRDGFACQYCGGSFIAPELTFDHVVPRSRGGRTTWENVVTSCSPCNLRKGNRMPDRCGMQPINPPEQPSAWHLQQQGRAFPPNHLHEHWRDYLYWDSELEP
- a CDS encoding tRNA glutamyl-Q(34) synthetase GluQRS; the protein is MIVTRFAPSPTGHLHLGHAYSALLAWREAKKAGGKFLLRIEDIDAGRCREEFVDSILEDIHWLGLTPDGPVLRQSDRTTAYEEALTSLKARGLLYPCFCTRKQIMTEIEAAGGAPHGLDGPVYPGTCKALSEKEASQRIRENEPHALRLDIQRASEIAGNLNWTDRLAGTQSADYGIAGDVVLARKDIRNSYHLAVTLDDAAQDISLVVRGEDLFSATHIQRLLQTLLELPTPEYHHHPLLHDDSGKRLAKRAGAPDLRSLRAAGHQPDDIRRMAGLPG